One genomic window of Salvelinus alpinus chromosome 9, SLU_Salpinus.1, whole genome shotgun sequence includes the following:
- the LOC139584182 gene encoding protein regulator of cytokinesis 1-like isoform X1 gives MRRSEILAAESVECLNRALNRLKDIWEEIGIPEDQRLQRTDVVRKHIKGLLDMMIAEEDSLRKRLMSSIESCRKELEVLCTELQLSPFEEDEGRTMLQLEKDIRSRLEVMMKQKSQRVKELKTLSKQDRELCDIMCSVPFCIDMDTVPSLEQLDSYRSYLNHLTEEKDRRHGEFVGIKRQIIVCMEELDQLPDTSFERDVVCEDEEAFCLSNDNIAALQLLLGQLEDRKTENELVCNSYRSKIQELWERLQVHPEEREGMSDHMVQSRKKNMDALEAECRRLDELKMKNMENVLETIRAEMALFWERCYYSLEQRRAFTPYYDVDVTVELLNLHEAELLSLKKHYEDHRELFEGVTRWQESWTLFLQLEKKATDPSRFNNRGGNLLREEKQRADLQKSLPKLEKSLKTQIDLWEEEQYREFLVNGQQFLQYVEEQWELLRLEKEGEKNKRQLKKNRQIEHDLLYGTAQRTPSKRRLAGTPTPGKTRKLNATSSIYGSTPNSTLRSAFGGTLCQSPVLRLPMSASKLPLRTPSRVGRTPRTVERNKENISHLNGMALSGVLRNPAQSPASHRNISINSVASTYSEFSRVLSKASKSVKTGHLNSTVTNLS, from the exons ATGAGGAGGAG TGAAATCCTTGCTGCGGAGTCGGTAGAATGTCTGAATCGAGCCCTTAACCGGTTGAAGGACATCTGGGAGGAAATAGGAATTCCAGAGGACCAGAGACTACAAAGGACTGATGTGGTTAGGAAACACATCAAA GGCTTGCTGGACATGATGATTGCCGAGGAGGACAGTCTAAGGAAGAGATTGATGAGCAGCATAGAATCCTGTCGTAAAGAGCTGGAAGTTCTGTGTACTGAGCTTCAACTATCCCCATTTGag GAGGACGAGGGGAGGACGATGCTGCAGCTGGAGAAGGACATCAGGTCACGCCTGGAGGTGATGATGAAACAGAAGAGTCAGAGAGTTAAGGAGCTGAAGACTCTGTCCAAGCAGGACCGGGAGCTGTGTGACATCATGTGTTCAGTCCCCTTCTGTATTGACATGGACACGGTCCCTTCCCTGGAGCAACTGGACAGCTATCGCTCTTACCTCAACCATCTCACTGAAGAGAAG GATCGTCGCCACGGTGAGTTTGTGGGAATCAAGCGTCAGATCATTGTGTGTATGGAGGAGCTGGACCAGCTGCCAGACACCAGCTTTGAGAGGGACGTGGTGTGTGAGGACGAGGAGGCCTTCTGTCTGTCCAACGACAACATCGCAGCTCTCCAACTGCTGCTGGGACAG CTGGAGGATCGTAAGACCGAGAACGAGTTGGTGTGTAACTCCTACCGCAGTAAGATCCAGGAGCTGTGGGAGAGACTGCAGGTCCACCCGGAGGAACGAGAGGGCATGTCAGATCACATGGTCCAGTCCAGGAAGAAGAACATGGATGCT TTAGAAGCGGAATGCCGGCGCCTGGATGAGCTCAAAATGAAGAACATGGAGAATGTGCTAGAAACCATCAGGGCTGAGATGGCTCTGTTCTGGGAGAGGTGTTACTACAGCCTGGAGCAGAGACGAGCCTTCACACCCTACTATGACG TTGACGTCACCGTGGAGCTACTGAACCTACATGAGGCAGAGCTACTGAGTCTGAAGAAGCATTATGAAGACCACAGGGAACTGTTTGAAGGAGTTACCAGGTGGCAAGAGAGCTGGACTCTGTTCCTACAACTAGAG AAAAAGGCGACCGATCCTTCTAGATTCAACAACCGAGGAGGGAACCTACTCCGAGAGGAGAAGCAGAGAGCTGACCTGCAGAAAAGCCTGCCAAAG TTGGAGAAGAGCCTGAAGACCCAGATAGACCTATGGGAGGAGGAGCAGTACAGAGAGTTCCTGGTTAACGGACAGCAGTTCCTCCAGTACGTAGAGGAGCAGTGGGAGCTACTGCGgctggagaaggagggagagaagaataaGAGA CAACTGAAGAAGAACCGGCAGATTGAACATGACCTGCTGTATGGTACTGCTCAACGAACCCCCTCCAAAAGACGCCTTGCAGGGACCCCTACGCCTGGCAAAACAAGAAAG CTCAATGCCACTAGCAGCATCTACGGCTCTACTCCTAACAGCACCTTACGCTCTGCCTTCGGAGGAACCTTGTGTCAGTCTCCGGTCCTCAGACTACCTATGTCTGCCAGCAAG CTTCCTCTGAGGACCCCGAGTCGTGTTGGAAGAACCCCCCGTACGGTGGAGAGGAACAAAGAGAACATCTCCCACCTGAACGGCATGGCTCTGAGCGGTGTGTTAAGAAACCCGGCCCAAAGCCCTGCCTCGCACCGTAACATCAGCATTAACTCTGTCGCCAGCACCTATTCTGAATTTTCG CGAGTTCTCTCAAAAGCTTCCAAATCTGTCAAGACAGGACATCTAAACTCTACTGTCACTAATCTGAGCTGA
- the LOC139584182 gene encoding protein regulator of cytokinesis 1-like isoform X2 has translation MRRSEILAAESVECLNRALNRLKDIWEEIGIPEDQRLQRTDVVRKHIKGLLDMMIAEEDSLRKRLMSSIESCRKELEVLCTELQLSPFEEDEGRTMLQLEKDIRSRLEVMMKQKSQRVKELKTLSKQDRELCDIMCSVPFCIDMDTVPSLEQLDSYRSYLNHLTEEKDRRHGEFVGIKRQIIVCMEELDQLPDTSFERDVVCEDEEAFCLSNDNIAALQLLLGQLEDRKTENELVCNSYRSKIQELWERLQVHPEEREGMSDHMVQSRKKNMDALEAECRRLDELKMKNMENVLETIRAEMALFWERCYYSLEQRRAFTPYYDVDVTVELLNLHEAELLSLKKHYEDHRELFEGVTRWQESWTLFLQLEKKATDPSRFNNRGGNLLREEKQRADLQKSLPKLEKSLKTQIDLWEEEQYREFLVNGQQFLQYVEEQWELLRLEKEGEKNKRQLKKNRQIEHDLLYGTAQRTPSKRRLAGTPTPGKTRKLNATSSIYGSTPNSTLRSAFGGTLCQSPVLRLPMSASKLPLRTPSRVGRTPRTVERNKENISHLNGMALSASSLKSFQICQDRTSKLYCH, from the exons ATGAGGAGGAG TGAAATCCTTGCTGCGGAGTCGGTAGAATGTCTGAATCGAGCCCTTAACCGGTTGAAGGACATCTGGGAGGAAATAGGAATTCCAGAGGACCAGAGACTACAAAGGACTGATGTGGTTAGGAAACACATCAAA GGCTTGCTGGACATGATGATTGCCGAGGAGGACAGTCTAAGGAAGAGATTGATGAGCAGCATAGAATCCTGTCGTAAAGAGCTGGAAGTTCTGTGTACTGAGCTTCAACTATCCCCATTTGag GAGGACGAGGGGAGGACGATGCTGCAGCTGGAGAAGGACATCAGGTCACGCCTGGAGGTGATGATGAAACAGAAGAGTCAGAGAGTTAAGGAGCTGAAGACTCTGTCCAAGCAGGACCGGGAGCTGTGTGACATCATGTGTTCAGTCCCCTTCTGTATTGACATGGACACGGTCCCTTCCCTGGAGCAACTGGACAGCTATCGCTCTTACCTCAACCATCTCACTGAAGAGAAG GATCGTCGCCACGGTGAGTTTGTGGGAATCAAGCGTCAGATCATTGTGTGTATGGAGGAGCTGGACCAGCTGCCAGACACCAGCTTTGAGAGGGACGTGGTGTGTGAGGACGAGGAGGCCTTCTGTCTGTCCAACGACAACATCGCAGCTCTCCAACTGCTGCTGGGACAG CTGGAGGATCGTAAGACCGAGAACGAGTTGGTGTGTAACTCCTACCGCAGTAAGATCCAGGAGCTGTGGGAGAGACTGCAGGTCCACCCGGAGGAACGAGAGGGCATGTCAGATCACATGGTCCAGTCCAGGAAGAAGAACATGGATGCT TTAGAAGCGGAATGCCGGCGCCTGGATGAGCTCAAAATGAAGAACATGGAGAATGTGCTAGAAACCATCAGGGCTGAGATGGCTCTGTTCTGGGAGAGGTGTTACTACAGCCTGGAGCAGAGACGAGCCTTCACACCCTACTATGACG TTGACGTCACCGTGGAGCTACTGAACCTACATGAGGCAGAGCTACTGAGTCTGAAGAAGCATTATGAAGACCACAGGGAACTGTTTGAAGGAGTTACCAGGTGGCAAGAGAGCTGGACTCTGTTCCTACAACTAGAG AAAAAGGCGACCGATCCTTCTAGATTCAACAACCGAGGAGGGAACCTACTCCGAGAGGAGAAGCAGAGAGCTGACCTGCAGAAAAGCCTGCCAAAG TTGGAGAAGAGCCTGAAGACCCAGATAGACCTATGGGAGGAGGAGCAGTACAGAGAGTTCCTGGTTAACGGACAGCAGTTCCTCCAGTACGTAGAGGAGCAGTGGGAGCTACTGCGgctggagaaggagggagagaagaataaGAGA CAACTGAAGAAGAACCGGCAGATTGAACATGACCTGCTGTATGGTACTGCTCAACGAACCCCCTCCAAAAGACGCCTTGCAGGGACCCCTACGCCTGGCAAAACAAGAAAG CTCAATGCCACTAGCAGCATCTACGGCTCTACTCCTAACAGCACCTTACGCTCTGCCTTCGGAGGAACCTTGTGTCAGTCTCCGGTCCTCAGACTACCTATGTCTGCCAGCAAG CTTCCTCTGAGGACCCCGAGTCGTGTTGGAAGAACCCCCCGTACGGTGGAGAGGAACAAAGAGAACATCTCCCACCTGAACGGCATGGCTCTGAGCG CGAGTTCTCTCAAAAGCTTCCAAATCTGTCAAGACAGGACATCTAAACTCTACTGTCACTAA
- the LOC139584182 gene encoding protein regulator of cytokinesis 1-like isoform X3 codes for MRRSEILAAESVECLNRALNRLKDIWEEIGIPEDQRLQRTDVVRKHIKGLLDMMIAEEDSLRKRLMSSIESCRKELEVLCTELQLSPFEEDEGRTMLQLEKDIRSRLEVMMKQKSQRVKELKTLSKQDRELCDIMCSVPFCIDMDTVPSLEQLDSYRSYLNHLTEEKDRRHGEFVGIKRQIIVCMEELDQLPDTSFERDVVCEDEEAFCLSNDNIAALQLLLGQLEDRKTENELVCNSYRSKIQELWERLQVHPEEREGMSDHMVQSRKKNMDALEAECRRLDELKMKNMENVLETIRAEMALFWERCYYSLEQRRAFTPYYDVDVTVELLNLHEAELLSLKKHYEDHRELFEGVTRWQESWTLFLQLEKKATDPSRFNNRGGNLLREEKQRADLQKSLPKLEKSLKTQIDLWEEEQYREFLVNGQQFLQYVEEQWELLRLEKEGEKNKRQLKKNRQIEHDLLYGTAQRTPSKRRLAGTPTPGKTRKLNATSSIYGSTPNSTLRSAFGGTLCQSPVLRLPMSASKLPLRTPSRVGRTPRTVERNKENISHLNGMALSGYHLANQSSAPGNTQSNQR; via the exons ATGAGGAGGAG TGAAATCCTTGCTGCGGAGTCGGTAGAATGTCTGAATCGAGCCCTTAACCGGTTGAAGGACATCTGGGAGGAAATAGGAATTCCAGAGGACCAGAGACTACAAAGGACTGATGTGGTTAGGAAACACATCAAA GGCTTGCTGGACATGATGATTGCCGAGGAGGACAGTCTAAGGAAGAGATTGATGAGCAGCATAGAATCCTGTCGTAAAGAGCTGGAAGTTCTGTGTACTGAGCTTCAACTATCCCCATTTGag GAGGACGAGGGGAGGACGATGCTGCAGCTGGAGAAGGACATCAGGTCACGCCTGGAGGTGATGATGAAACAGAAGAGTCAGAGAGTTAAGGAGCTGAAGACTCTGTCCAAGCAGGACCGGGAGCTGTGTGACATCATGTGTTCAGTCCCCTTCTGTATTGACATGGACACGGTCCCTTCCCTGGAGCAACTGGACAGCTATCGCTCTTACCTCAACCATCTCACTGAAGAGAAG GATCGTCGCCACGGTGAGTTTGTGGGAATCAAGCGTCAGATCATTGTGTGTATGGAGGAGCTGGACCAGCTGCCAGACACCAGCTTTGAGAGGGACGTGGTGTGTGAGGACGAGGAGGCCTTCTGTCTGTCCAACGACAACATCGCAGCTCTCCAACTGCTGCTGGGACAG CTGGAGGATCGTAAGACCGAGAACGAGTTGGTGTGTAACTCCTACCGCAGTAAGATCCAGGAGCTGTGGGAGAGACTGCAGGTCCACCCGGAGGAACGAGAGGGCATGTCAGATCACATGGTCCAGTCCAGGAAGAAGAACATGGATGCT TTAGAAGCGGAATGCCGGCGCCTGGATGAGCTCAAAATGAAGAACATGGAGAATGTGCTAGAAACCATCAGGGCTGAGATGGCTCTGTTCTGGGAGAGGTGTTACTACAGCCTGGAGCAGAGACGAGCCTTCACACCCTACTATGACG TTGACGTCACCGTGGAGCTACTGAACCTACATGAGGCAGAGCTACTGAGTCTGAAGAAGCATTATGAAGACCACAGGGAACTGTTTGAAGGAGTTACCAGGTGGCAAGAGAGCTGGACTCTGTTCCTACAACTAGAG AAAAAGGCGACCGATCCTTCTAGATTCAACAACCGAGGAGGGAACCTACTCCGAGAGGAGAAGCAGAGAGCTGACCTGCAGAAAAGCCTGCCAAAG TTGGAGAAGAGCCTGAAGACCCAGATAGACCTATGGGAGGAGGAGCAGTACAGAGAGTTCCTGGTTAACGGACAGCAGTTCCTCCAGTACGTAGAGGAGCAGTGGGAGCTACTGCGgctggagaaggagggagagaagaataaGAGA CAACTGAAGAAGAACCGGCAGATTGAACATGACCTGCTGTATGGTACTGCTCAACGAACCCCCTCCAAAAGACGCCTTGCAGGGACCCCTACGCCTGGCAAAACAAGAAAG CTCAATGCCACTAGCAGCATCTACGGCTCTACTCCTAACAGCACCTTACGCTCTGCCTTCGGAGGAACCTTGTGTCAGTCTCCGGTCCTCAGACTACCTATGTCTGCCAGCAAG CTTCCTCTGAGGACCCCGAGTCGTGTTGGAAGAACCCCCCGTACGGTGGAGAGGAACAAAGAGAACATCTCCCACCTGAACGGCATGGCTCTGAGCG GTTATCACCTAGCCAACCAATCATCGGCCCCTGGCAACACACAATCCAATCAAAGATGA